Genomic window (Criblamydia sequanensis CRIB-18):
CTATTAAACATTTACCTTCTAGATCAAGGCTTGTTTTAGACTTAACGCTTCCTCATTATTACAAAGCGGAAATTGAAGAAAGTTCAAAACATGAGGCTCCTGGAATTATCAAGGAAAGAATAGAAGCTCTTCTTCCCTTTGCAGACCTTGTTATTGCCACCCCCAAAGATTTAGATGCTCTTTTTGGTCCGCTTCCCATTGAAATCTCCCTAAAAAATTTAAAAAGAGCTTCAAAAGCAGACATCCTATTCATCGATTTTGACGGTCTTAATGGCTATTATCCAAAAGAGGGCTCCGCTATCTTTTCAGATCCGATACCGCTTCAATTATTAAATAATTTTGGAAGGGAAGATAGCTTTATCGCAGGGTTTTTATCGGTTTGGTATAGAAGAGGGCCTATTGAGACGGCGCTTCTTACAGCTGAAATTGTAAAAGCCCTTGTCATGTCAAGAGAGGATGTCGTCAGCGCTCTTCCTTTTTCAGATGAAGTGGAGGTCTTCATCGAAAAAAATTCACAAAAAAATGCGACCCTTCTTCATGAAAGCCATTTGAAAAAAGAAGAGGAAAGCAGCATTTGCCTTCTTTCATTTGAACATAAAGGTCATTTTCAAGAGCTTTCAGAGAAGCATCACCGTGATGAAAAAGATATTAATCATTTTAAAAAATTGCTCTTTGAAGGGTTTAGGCTTGTTGGCGGACGACTTGGAAAAACTAGACTTGGCATCATTGTAGATGAACAATATGGGAAGGAAATTCTCCATGATTCGACACGGTCGCAATTTTTTACTTCAAGAGCGATTGACGACGGAAAATCGAAAGAAATAGACTTTCTAGACGGAAAACATGCTCTCGCTTTAATGCTTTCTTGGCCTCGCAGTCAACTTGTAAAGGTGCTTTGCCACCTTGGCGATAAATCAATGATGAAAATCCAATTTGAGCGTTTAAAAGAGCTGCAAGAAGCATCTCAATTAACCCATCACAAATTTTTAATCGAGCTTTATGACAAATCGCGCTATGGCAATTTTGAAGAGACAAAAAAAGCCATGAAAATCTGCTATGAGATGGGGATAAGGCCGACTT
Coding sequences:
- a CDS encoding PfkB family carbohydrate kinase: MELKSIQIACLGEAMVNLLSLEIGIGLAETTTFAKSIGGKPCHIALGLKRLGLDTALIGRVGHDPLGTFFKSELEKEGIDTSFIELDERNHTSLALVALDSEDPTSIALFRKESADQNLELDNKNFENIDCLIISPIVFIYPKLYESAKEAIKHLPSRSRLVLDLTLPHYYKAEIEESSKHEAPGIIKERIEALLPFADLVIATPKDLDALFGPLPIEISLKNLKRASKADILFIDFDGLNGYYPKEGSAIFSDPIPLQLLNNFGREDSFIAGFLSVWYRRGPIETALLTAEIVKALVMSREDVVSALPFSDEVEVFIEKNSQKNATLLHESHLKKEEESSICLLSFEHKGHFQELSEKHHRDEKDINHFKKLLFEGFRLVGGRLGKTRLGIIVDEQYGKEILHDSTRSQFFTSRAIDDGKSKEIDFLDGKHALALMLSWPRSQLVKVLCHLGDKSMMKIQFERLKELQEASQLTHHKFLIELYDKSRYGNFEETKKAMKICYEMGIRPTFWQIQPFKDLKDWEDLEKLMDEYDPISSHILLLGDQKALQEETLPLKRLREKNKKIHGFVVGRSLWGEIAEHWFGRRISDAVVINEISYRFNRLADTWENKPYLGEEFASAQSLALNP